The following are encoded together in the Micromonospora lupini genome:
- a CDS encoding MBL fold metallo-hydrolase, translating to MPLSRTLGSITVTALTDAEGAFFQPRAEAFPHATAAHWQEADRRDPASVTADGQWWLPFRSFAIRSGDGPVTLVDAGVGPADSLAASWAPVPGRLPAELAAAGIDPADVDTVVLTHLHSDHIGWAVTGTPGRPYFPNASYLLQRAELEAAEAINPRLPAGLVAPLRAAGQLRVVDGDTTVTPAVRLLPTPGHTPGHQSVLLSAADERMLLTGDLLVHMVQLVDPTLAYAHEEDPDEARTSRLNALHTHVPTVLATPHLSTPFTPLTPLTPLTPFPG from the coding sequence ATGCCACTGAGCCGCACCCTCGGGTCTATCACGGTGACCGCACTCACGGACGCGGAGGGTGCCTTCTTCCAGCCTCGCGCGGAGGCATTCCCGCACGCCACGGCGGCCCATTGGCAGGAGGCCGACCGCCGCGACCCCGCCTCGGTCACCGCCGACGGGCAGTGGTGGCTGCCGTTCCGCAGTTTCGCGATCCGCTCCGGCGACGGGCCGGTGACACTCGTCGACGCCGGGGTAGGCCCGGCCGACTCCCTGGCCGCGAGCTGGGCGCCGGTGCCCGGCCGGCTGCCCGCCGAACTTGCCGCCGCCGGCATCGATCCGGCCGACGTCGACACGGTCGTGCTGACCCACCTGCACAGCGACCACATCGGCTGGGCTGTCACCGGCACACCCGGCCGGCCCTACTTCCCGAACGCGAGCTACCTGCTCCAGCGCGCCGAGCTGGAGGCGGCCGAGGCGATCAACCCGCGCCTGCCGGCCGGGCTGGTCGCGCCGTTGCGCGCCGCCGGCCAGCTCCGGGTGGTCGACGGCGACACGACAGTGACCCCTGCGGTACGCCTGCTGCCCACTCCCGGGCACACCCCCGGCCACCAGTCGGTGCTCCTGAGCGCGGCCGACGAGCGGATGCTGCTCACCGGCGACCTTCTGGTGCACATGGTGCAACTTGTCGACCCCACCCTGGCGTACGCCCACGAGGAAGACCCGGACGAAGCCCGCACCTCCCGGCTGAACGCCCTGCACACCCACGTCCCCACCGTCCTGGCCACCCCCCACCTCTCCACCCCCTTCACCCCCCTCACCCCCCTCACCCCCCTCACCCCCTTTCCTGGGTGA
- a CDS encoding malate dehydrogenase, translating to MGKKVTVVGAGFYGSTTAQRLAEYDVFDTVVITDIVEGKPAGLALDLNQSRAIEGFETKVVGVTTGPNGEGYEAIEGSDVVVITAGLARKPGMSRMDLLETNAKIVRQVAENVAKYAPSAVVIVVSNPLDEMTALAQIATQFPKNRVLGQAGMLDTARFSNFVAEALNVPVASVRTLTLGSHGDTMVPVPSRSTVDGKPLRDAMPAEQIEELVVKTRNGGAEVVALLKTGSAYYAPSAAAARMAKAVAEDSGAVMPVCAWVDGEYGISGVYLGVEAEIGAEGVRRVVETDLDADERASLLAAAEAVRAKQGDVSSM from the coding sequence ATGGGTAAGAAGGTCACTGTCGTCGGGGCTGGCTTCTACGGCTCCACCACCGCACAGCGCCTGGCCGAGTACGACGTCTTCGACACCGTTGTGATCACCGACATCGTGGAGGGCAAGCCCGCGGGCCTCGCACTCGACCTCAACCAGTCGCGGGCCATCGAGGGCTTCGAGACCAAGGTCGTGGGTGTGACCACCGGCCCGAACGGCGAGGGCTACGAGGCCATCGAGGGCTCCGACGTCGTCGTGATCACCGCTGGCCTGGCGCGCAAGCCGGGCATGAGCCGGATGGACCTGCTGGAGACCAACGCCAAGATCGTGCGGCAGGTCGCCGAGAACGTGGCCAAGTACGCCCCGAGCGCCGTCGTCATCGTCGTCTCCAACCCGCTCGACGAGATGACCGCGCTGGCGCAGATCGCCACCCAGTTCCCCAAGAACCGGGTGCTCGGCCAGGCCGGCATGCTCGACACGGCCCGGTTCAGCAACTTCGTCGCCGAGGCGCTGAACGTGCCGGTGGCGTCGGTCCGCACGCTGACCCTGGGCTCGCACGGCGACACCATGGTCCCGGTGCCGTCCAGGAGCACCGTCGACGGCAAGCCGCTGCGCGACGCGATGCCGGCCGAGCAGATCGAGGAGCTGGTCGTCAAGACCCGCAACGGTGGCGCCGAGGTGGTCGCGCTGCTCAAGACGGGTTCGGCGTACTACGCCCCGTCCGCCGCCGCCGCCCGGATGGCGAAGGCCGTCGCCGAGGACTCCGGTGCCGTCATGCCGGTCTGCGCCTGGGTCGACGGCGAGTACGGCATCTCCGGCGTCTACCTGGGTGTCGAGGCCGAGATCGGCGCCGAGGGTGTCCGTCGGGTCGTCGAGACCGACCTGGACGCCGACGAGCGGGCCAGCCTCCTGGCCGCCGCCGAGGCCGTCCGCGCCAAGCAGGGCGACGTCTCCAGCATGTAA
- a CDS encoding bifunctional methylenetetrahydrofolate dehydrogenase/methenyltetrahydrofolate cyclohydrolase yields the protein MTATVLDGKATAAEIKDELRIRVKALAERGITPGLGTVLVGADPGSQAYVNGKHRDCAEVGIASIRRELPADATQQQVDDVLAELNADPACHGYIVQLPLPAHLDTQRVLELIDPAKDADGLHPVNLGRLVLGYDGPLPCTPRGIVELLRRHDVALRGATVAVVGRGNTVGRPLGLLLTRRSENATVTLCHTGTLDLASHTRAADIVIVAAGVPGLLTADMINPGAVVVDVGITRVIGPDGKGRYTGDVDPEVAETAGAVVPMPGGVGPMTRAMLLTNVVERAERG from the coding sequence GTGACGGCGACGGTTCTGGACGGCAAGGCGACCGCGGCGGAGATCAAGGACGAGCTGCGGATCCGGGTGAAAGCTCTCGCGGAACGCGGCATCACCCCCGGGCTCGGCACGGTCCTGGTCGGGGCCGACCCGGGCAGCCAGGCGTACGTCAACGGCAAGCACCGTGACTGCGCCGAGGTGGGCATCGCCTCGATCCGCCGGGAGCTGCCGGCCGACGCCACCCAGCAGCAGGTCGACGACGTCCTGGCCGAGCTGAACGCCGACCCGGCGTGCCACGGCTACATCGTCCAGTTGCCGCTGCCCGCCCACCTGGACACCCAGCGGGTGCTGGAGCTGATCGACCCGGCCAAGGACGCCGACGGCCTGCACCCGGTCAACCTGGGCCGCCTCGTCCTCGGCTACGACGGTCCGCTGCCCTGCACCCCGCGCGGCATCGTCGAGCTGCTCCGCCGCCACGACGTGGCGCTGCGCGGCGCCACAGTTGCGGTCGTCGGCCGGGGCAACACAGTCGGTCGCCCGCTCGGCCTGCTGCTCACCCGGCGCAGCGAGAACGCCACAGTCACCCTCTGCCACACCGGCACCCTCGACCTCGCCTCGCACACCCGGGCCGCCGACATCGTCATCGTCGCGGCCGGCGTACCAGGGCTGCTGACCGCCGACATGATCAACCCGGGTGCGGTGGTCGTGGACGTCGGCATCACCCGCGTGATCGGCCCGGACGGCAAGGGCCGCTACACAGGCGACGTCGACCCCGAGGTGGCCGAGACGGCCGGCGCGGTGGTGCCGATGCCCGGCGGCGTCGGCCCGATGACCCGCGCCATGCTCCTCACCAACGTCGTGGAGCGCGCCGAGCGCGGCTGA
- a CDS encoding NADP-dependent isocitrate dehydrogenase translates to MAKIKVNNPVVELDGDEMTRIIWKQIREQLILPYLDVDLHYYDLSIQYRDETDDQVTIDAANAIKEHGVGVKCATITPDEARVEEFGLKKMWRSPNGTIRNILGGVVFREPIIMSNVPRLVPGWTKPIIIGRHAHGDQYKATDFVVPGPGTVTITYTPADGGAPMEMEVANFPGGGIAMGMYNFDDSIRDFARASFRYGLDRNYPVYLSTKNTILKAYDGRFKDIFAEVFETEFKAEFDAAGITYEHRLIDDMVAAALKWEGGYVWACKNYDGDVQSDTVAQGFGSLGLMTSVLLSPDGRTVEAEAAHGTVTRHYRQYQKGEKTSTNPIASIYAWTRGLAHRGKLDGTPAVTEFANTLEQVIVDTVEGGQMTKDLALLISRDAPWLTTDEFMNALDENLARKLAA, encoded by the coding sequence ATGGCGAAGATCAAGGTAAACAACCCGGTCGTGGAGCTCGACGGCGACGAGATGACCCGGATCATCTGGAAGCAGATCCGGGAGCAGCTGATCCTGCCCTACCTCGACGTCGACCTGCACTACTACGACCTGTCGATCCAGTACCGCGACGAGACCGACGACCAGGTCACCATTGACGCCGCCAACGCCATCAAGGAGCACGGCGTCGGCGTCAAGTGCGCGACCATCACCCCGGACGAGGCCCGGGTGGAGGAGTTCGGCCTGAAGAAGATGTGGCGGTCGCCCAACGGCACCATCCGCAACATCCTCGGCGGCGTCGTCTTCCGCGAGCCGATCATCATGTCCAACGTGCCGCGGCTGGTCCCCGGCTGGACCAAGCCGATCATCATCGGCCGGCACGCCCACGGTGACCAGTACAAGGCCACCGACTTCGTCGTCCCCGGCCCGGGCACGGTGACCATCACCTACACCCCTGCCGACGGCGGGGCCCCGATGGAGATGGAGGTCGCCAACTTCCCCGGCGGCGGCATCGCCATGGGCATGTACAACTTCGACGACTCGATCCGCGACTTCGCCCGGGCGTCGTTCCGGTACGGGCTGGACCGCAACTACCCGGTCTACCTGTCCACCAAGAACACCATCCTCAAGGCGTACGACGGCCGGTTCAAGGACATCTTCGCCGAGGTGTTCGAGACCGAGTTCAAGGCCGAGTTCGACGCCGCCGGCATCACCTACGAGCACCGGCTCATCGACGACATGGTCGCCGCCGCGCTCAAGTGGGAGGGCGGCTACGTCTGGGCCTGCAAGAACTACGACGGTGACGTGCAGTCCGACACCGTCGCGCAGGGCTTCGGCTCGCTGGGCCTCATGACCTCGGTCCTGCTCTCCCCGGACGGCCGTACCGTCGAGGCCGAGGCCGCGCACGGCACTGTCACCCGGCACTACCGGCAGTACCAGAAGGGCGAGAAGACCTCGACCAACCCGATCGCGTCGATCTACGCCTGGACCCGGGGCCTTGCCCACCGGGGCAAGCTGGACGGCACGCCTGCGGTGACCGAGTTCGCCAACACCCTGGAGCAGGTCATCGTCGACACCGTCGAGGGTGGCCAGATGACCAAGGACCTCGCGCTGCTCATCTCGCGCGACGCCCCGTGGCTGACCACCGACGAGTTCATGAACGCGCTCGACGAGAACCTGGCCCGCAAGCTCGCCGCC